The genomic region CGCGCGTTCTCTGCGCCCTCGAGGTACAACCGGTCGAACTGGTCAGTGCAGCGCGTCAGGAACTGTTCCGAAGGAAGGTGTTGCAGCGCGTGAATGACAATGTCGTTGGTCTCGACCGAATAGGGAATCGTCGTCACGGTGCCGTGCGGCGTGGCGATGTCCTGGGGGAGATCGTCGATCACCCAATCGGCCACGTATTCGATCCCGTTGAGGCGCAGGAGATCGAGCGTTTCTTCGGTTTCGGTCAGGCCCGGGCTTTCCCATGATCGCGGCGGCTTGCCGGTAAATCCAGCAATCGTGTCGACCGCGCGTTTGATTGCGTCCGCCTGGTTCTCGACCTTGTGCATCGGGCCCTGCACAAACCCATGTCCCATGAATTCGAAGCCCGCCTCGCGCGCCGCAGACGCCACACGCGGATAGCTGTTGCAGACATTGGCGTTCGCAGCCAGCGTCACCGGTATCTTTCGATCGGTGAAAGCTTTGAACTGCCGCCAGAAGCCGGCGCGCATGCCGTACTCATGCCACGACCAGTTCGGTACGTCGGGCAGCAGGGGCTGCCCCATTGGCGGGCTCAGCACGGTGCGCGGCATCGCGTTCTCGATGCGCCATTCCTCGACATTGAGGATGACCCACACGGCAAGCTTCTTGCCGTCAGGCAATGTCAATTTCGGGCGATCGACCTGCGCCTGGTACGGAATGCGATCAGTAAGGGCCATGTCGAACCTCCTTCACGTCGATGATCCGGCAGCGGCATTGATCCGCGGCAGGACCTTGTCGGCCATCAGGATCATCGATTGACGGCCAAGCTCGCGATCTTTCCAGTCCTTGCCGGCGTAAAGCAGGGTTCCGAAGGTGCCAATCTCTTCCTGGAACGCCAGCAACTGGTCAGCCACGCTTTCGGGCGTGCCGTAGATGATCAATTTGTCGCAGATCGACTCCAGTGTAACCTCAGCGTCGGGTTGATCCCGTCGCGTCTTGAACAATTCGAGCCGGCCACTGCGCTTCAGCTTCGTGAACAACTGGTGATAATAATACACGTAGGGACTATCGGGCGACGTGGCATAGGCCTTCGCGGTTGCTGCATCCTGTGCCACGAACACGCTCTTGGCGACCCGCCAATTGGCTGGCTCGGCTGCCCGGTTCACGCGCGCACAACCCTCGACATATTTCGGCCAGTGGCTCTTTACCCAGGCAGGCATCAGGAAGTTCGCCGAAATCGGATCCCAGCCGCGCGCCGCCGCCTCCGTGACGCCCTTTGAGAATGGCGCAACCGCGGTCACCACAATTGGTGGGTGAGGGGCCTGCAAGGGGCGAGCGACGATTCCCTGGCCGATGTCCTCGATCAGAGTCCCTTTGACAGAGATGTTCCAATATTTGCCCTGCAAGTCATAGGGCGGCTTACCAGCCCACATATCAAGAACCTGATTGATGGCTTCGAGGAACATCGCATTGCGGTCGGCATCGAGATTGCCGAAAACCTCCGCGTCCGACAGCAATCCACCAGGACTGATTCCAAGGATGAAGCGGCCATCAAGCATGTGATCGAGCATGGCGACGGCCGCTGCGACTGCTGCCGGATGCGTGTTTGGCATGTTGATCGTGCCGGTTCCAAGCTTGATCTGCTTGGTTGCGGCTGCGAGCCAGGCAATGAAAGCGATGCTGGAGGTGATGTTCTCGGCCTTGTCGGTGACGTGCTCGCCGACATACGCCTCGGTGAACCCGAGCTCATCCGCGAGCAGAAAAGCCTCACGATCCTCCCGGAGCGATTGCCGCCAATCCTTGTCGAGAGGATGGATCGGCATCGTAAAAAAACCGAGCTTCATGATCCGCCTCCCCGCGATTTGAACTTTGGTTGGCAAGGAACCTGCGTCCTTCCCGAGGCCAAGACAAGCCCTGCCGCACAAATAATCACTCGATAAACAAGCTTGACCTTTGAAGAGGGCGGCCCTCTAATCGGGCAAACCAAAATTGGGCCCGGGAGGCCACGCCCACATGAAAGCTGCGGCTTTCGCCTACGCCCGCGCGACCAGCGTCGTGAATGCGCTGGAGCTGCTCGCCATGCACGGCGACAAGGCGAAGGTTCTGTCGGGAGGTCAGAGCCTGATGCCGGCGATGAACCTGCGGCTCCTGTCCCCGGACATTCTGGTCGATATCGGCGGCCTCGCCGAGTTGCGCGGCATCACCGTGAGGGGAGACGTGCTGGTCGTCGGCGCGCTGACCCGGCACGTCGATCTGCTCAGATCGCCGGAGATTGCACTGCACGCGCGGCTGTTGCGCGATGCCGTTGCCCACGTTGCCCATCCCGCAATTCGCAATCGCGGAACGATCGGCGGTAGCCTCGCTCACGCCGATCCTGCCTCGGAGCTGCCGGCCTGTGTTGTGGCGCTTGACGCCACCATCGTTGTTCGGGGCTCGGCCGGCGGGCGCCGGATTGCTGCGACTGAGTTTTTCAGGGGAATCTACGAAACGGCGCTGCTGCCGGACGAGTTGCTTGTCGCGGTCGAGGTGCCGGTCGCAGGCCAAGGCTCGACATTTTTCTTTCAGGAGTATGCCCGGCGGCATGGCGACTACGCTGTCGTTGGTCTTGCCGCCCGTGCTGTTGTTGCAGCCGGGAGGTTCTCAGCTCTTCGGCTCGGCTTCTTTGCTGTTGGCGATCGGCCATTGCTCGCTGTGGCCGCCGGCAAACTGATCAATGCCACGGTAACTCCCGCCTTGCTCGCAGAGGCGGCGACCGCACTTGCCGATGAACTCGATCCACACGAGGACCAGCAGGCGACCGCCGCCATGCGTCGACACCTCGCGATGGTCTTGCTCCGCCGCTGCGTGGCAGCATTGCTCGCACGGCCAGAACTGGGAATGGGAGTCGGCAAGTGAACGCTCCGGTACCGGTCTCGCTTCTGGTCAACGGCGAACCCATCGACGCATTCGTCTTGCCGCGGCTCAATCTTGCTGATTTCCTTCGGGAAAATCTCAAGCTGACCGGAACCCACGTTGGGTGCGAGCACGGCGTTTGTGGTGCCTGCACAGTCCGGCTCGATGGCGAGATCGT from Bradyrhizobium elkanii USDA 76 harbors:
- a CDS encoding FAD binding domain-containing protein: MKAAAFAYARATSVVNALELLAMHGDKAKVLSGGQSLMPAMNLRLLSPDILVDIGGLAELRGITVRGDVLVVGALTRHVDLLRSPEIALHARLLRDAVAHVAHPAIRNRGTIGGSLAHADPASELPACVVALDATIVVRGSAGGRRIAATEFFRGIYETALLPDELLVAVEVPVAGQGSTFFFQEYARRHGDYAVVGLAARAVVAAGRFSALRLGFFAVGDRPLLAVAAGKLINATVTPALLAEAATALADELDPHEDQQATAAMRRHLAMVLLRRCVAALLARPELGMGVGK
- a CDS encoding polysaccharide deacetylase family protein, translated to MALTDRIPYQAQVDRPKLTLPDGKKLAVWVILNVEEWRIENAMPRTVLSPPMGQPLLPDVPNWSWHEYGMRAGFWRQFKAFTDRKIPVTLAANANVCNSYPRVASAAREAGFEFMGHGFVQGPMHKVENQADAIKRAVDTIAGFTGKPPRSWESPGLTETEETLDLLRLNGIEYVADWVIDDLPQDIATPHGTVTTIPYSVETNDIVIHALQHLPSEQFLTRCTDQFDRLYLEGAENARIMAISVHPYITGVPHRIKYLEALLEYVIGHDGVALMTASEIGDWYRGQMATT
- a CDS encoding LLM class flavin-dependent oxidoreductase, translating into MKLGFFTMPIHPLDKDWRQSLREDREAFLLADELGFTEAYVGEHVTDKAENITSSIAFIAWLAAATKQIKLGTGTINMPNTHPAAVAAAVAMLDHMLDGRFILGISPGGLLSDAEVFGNLDADRNAMFLEAINQVLDMWAGKPPYDLQGKYWNISVKGTLIEDIGQGIVARPLQAPHPPIVVTAVAPFSKGVTEAAARGWDPISANFLMPAWVKSHWPKYVEGCARVNRAAEPANWRVAKSVFVAQDAATAKAYATSPDSPYVYYYHQLFTKLKRSGRLELFKTRRDQPDAEVTLESICDKLIIYGTPESVADQLLAFQEEIGTFGTLLYAGKDWKDRELGRQSMILMADKVLPRINAAAGSST